In Pseudomonas sp. MYb327, one DNA window encodes the following:
- a CDS encoding SfnB family sulfur acquisition oxidoreductase produces MSISQHVAVITSDEQALIVASDLAEDFKRDSAVRDRERRLPHPELEVFSRSGLWGISVPKEYGGAGVSNVTLAKVIALIAQADGSLGQIPQNHFYALEVLRVNGSEEQKKRLYAEVLAGQRFGNALAELGTKTAHDRVTSLTRDGGGYRINGRKFYATGAIYAQRIPTSVVDENGVQQLAFVPRDSTGLTVIDDWSGFGQRTTGSGSVVFEDVFVAAEDVIPFQSAFERPTPVGPLAQILHAAIDTGIARAAYEDALHFVRSKTRPWIDATHEKATDDPLTIKSFGHLSIRLHATEALLERAGEFLDKAQAVTNAETVAAASIAVAEARAISTEISLAAGTTLFELAGSQATLIEHGLDRHWRNARVHTLHDPVRWKYHAVGNYYLNDENPPLRGTI; encoded by the coding sequence ATGTCAATTTCTCAACACGTCGCGGTCATCACCAGCGATGAGCAAGCCCTGATCGTCGCCAGCGACCTGGCCGAAGATTTCAAACGCGACAGCGCCGTGCGCGACCGCGAACGCCGTTTGCCACACCCGGAGCTCGAAGTGTTTTCCCGCTCGGGCCTGTGGGGCATCAGCGTGCCAAAGGAATATGGCGGTGCTGGCGTTTCCAACGTGACCCTGGCCAAAGTCATCGCACTGATTGCCCAGGCTGATGGTTCGTTGGGCCAAATCCCGCAGAACCATTTTTATGCCCTCGAAGTGCTGCGGGTGAATGGCAGCGAAGAGCAGAAAAAACGCCTGTACGCCGAAGTGCTGGCCGGTCAGCGCTTCGGTAATGCGCTGGCGGAACTGGGCACCAAAACTGCTCACGACCGCGTCACCAGCCTGACGCGCGATGGCGGCGGCTATCGCATTAACGGTCGCAAGTTCTACGCCACCGGCGCGATCTACGCACAACGCATCCCGACCTCGGTGGTGGATGAAAATGGCGTGCAGCAACTGGCGTTCGTCCCGCGCGACAGCACAGGCCTGACTGTCATCGACGACTGGAGCGGCTTCGGCCAGCGCACCACTGGCAGCGGCTCGGTGGTGTTCGAAGATGTATTCGTCGCCGCCGAGGACGTGATTCCCTTTCAAAGCGCTTTCGAACGCCCGACTCCGGTCGGCCCGCTGGCGCAGATTCTTCACGCTGCCATCGACACCGGCATTGCCCGCGCAGCCTATGAAGACGCGTTGCATTTCGTGCGCAGCAAAACCCGGCCGTGGATCGACGCCACCCATGAAAAAGCCACCGACGACCCGCTGACGATCAAGAGCTTCGGCCACTTGAGCATTCGCCTGCACGCTACCGAAGCGCTATTGGAACGCGCCGGTGAATTTCTCGACAAGGCTCAGGCCGTTACTAACGCCGAGACCGTTGCCGCCGCGTCGATTGCAGTCGCCGAAGCCCGGGCCATCAGCACCGAAATCTCCCTCGCCGCCGGCACCACACTGTTTGAATTGGCCGGCAGCCAGGCAACGCTGATTGAGCACGGTCTGGATCGCCACTGGCGCAACGCCCGGGTGCACACGCTGCACGACCCGGTGCGCTGGAAGTACCACGCGGTCGGCAACTACTACCTCAACGATGAAAACCCGCCACTACGGGGGACCATCTGA
- a CDS encoding LLM class flavin-dependent oxidoreductase, whose amino-acid sequence MGDAKKKILLNAFNMNCIGHINHGLWTHPRDTSTQYKTVEYWTELAQLLERGLFDGLFIADIVGVYDVYQSSVDVPLKESIQLPVNDPLLLVSAMAAVTKNLGFGLTANLTYEPPYLFARRMSTLDHLSRGRVGWNIVTGYLDSAAKAMGLSEQVEHDRRYDQADEYLEVLYKLWEGSWENGAVLNDPQQRIYAQPEKVHKVEHKGEFYQVEGYHLCEPSPQRTPVLFQAGSSDRGLLFAGRHAECVFISGQNKPSTKVQVDKVRASAVEAGRNPEDIKVFMGLNVIVGATEELAWAKHAEYLSYASAEAGVAHFSASTGIDFSGYAIDEPIQYVKSNAIQSATKNLQNNDWTRRKLLEQHALGGRYITVVGSPEQVADELESWIAETGLDGFNLTRIVTPESYVDFIELVIPELQRRGSYKTAYDNGSLREKLFRREAHLPEQHTGSAYRR is encoded by the coding sequence ATGGGCGACGCGAAAAAGAAGATCCTGCTCAACGCGTTCAACATGAACTGCATCGGGCACATCAATCATGGCTTGTGGACGCATCCACGGGACACTTCGACCCAATACAAGACCGTCGAATACTGGACCGAACTGGCGCAACTGCTGGAACGCGGGCTGTTCGACGGTTTGTTCATTGCCGACATCGTCGGTGTTTACGACGTCTACCAGAGCTCGGTCGACGTGCCGCTGAAAGAGTCGATCCAGTTGCCGGTCAACGATCCGCTGCTACTGGTCTCGGCCATGGCCGCCGTCACCAAAAACCTCGGTTTCGGCCTCACCGCCAACCTGACCTACGAGCCGCCGTACCTGTTCGCCCGACGCATGTCGACGCTGGATCATTTGAGTCGTGGTCGGGTCGGCTGGAATATCGTCACCGGTTATCTCGACAGTGCCGCCAAAGCCATGGGCCTGAGCGAACAGGTCGAGCATGACCGCCGTTACGACCAGGCCGATGAGTACCTGGAAGTGCTCTACAAACTCTGGGAAGGCAGCTGGGAAAACGGCGCGGTCCTCAACGATCCGCAGCAACGGATCTACGCGCAACCCGAGAAAGTGCATAAGGTCGAGCACAAAGGCGAGTTCTATCAGGTCGAGGGTTATCACCTGTGCGAACCCTCGCCGCAGCGTACGCCGGTGCTGTTCCAAGCTGGCAGTTCCGATCGCGGTTTGCTGTTCGCCGGGCGTCACGCCGAGTGCGTGTTTATCAGTGGCCAGAACAAGCCATCGACCAAGGTGCAGGTGGACAAGGTCCGCGCCAGCGCCGTCGAGGCCGGGCGCAATCCCGAGGACATCAAGGTGTTCATGGGGCTGAACGTGATTGTTGGAGCGACCGAAGAACTCGCTTGGGCCAAGCACGCCGAGTACCTGAGCTACGCCAGCGCCGAAGCGGGTGTGGCGCATTTCTCGGCGTCCACCGGGATCGATTTTTCCGGATACGCCATCGACGAACCGATCCAGTACGTGAAGAGCAACGCGATCCAGTCGGCGACCAAAAACCTGCAAAACAACGACTGGACCCGACGCAAATTGCTCGAGCAACACGCGCTCGGCGGCCGCTACATCACTGTGGTCGGCTCACCTGAACAAGTGGCCGATGAGCTGGAATCATGGATCGCCGAAACCGGCCTCGACGGCTTCAACCTGACGCGGATTGTCACGCCGGAAAGCTATGTGGATTTCATTGAGCTAGTGATTCCGGAGTTGCAGCGACGTGGGTCGTATAAGACGGCTTACGACAACGGCAGCTTGCGGGAAAAGCTGTTTCGAAGAGAGGCGCATTTGCCTGAGCAACATACTGGTTCGGCTTACCGCCGCTAA
- a CDS encoding MetQ/NlpA family ABC transporter substrate-binding protein yields MTKNHFSHPVKALALALGLFSSAVFAADAPLKIGTTAAFAIPLEAAVEEAGKQGLKVELVEFTDWIAPNVSLAAGDIDVNYFQHIPFLENAKNASGFDLVPFAPGIINNVGLYSKKYKSFDELPEGASVAIANDPINSGRGLQLLAKAGLITLKPGVGYKATEEDIIANPKKIKILQVEAVQLVRAYDDADLVQGYPAYIRLAKTFDAGSALLFDGLDHKEYVIQFVIQPKSKTDPRLIKFVDIYQHSPAVRAALDKAHGKLYQAGWES; encoded by the coding sequence ATGACCAAGAACCACTTCTCTCACCCAGTCAAAGCACTGGCCCTGGCGCTCGGCCTGTTCAGCTCGGCGGTGTTCGCCGCCGACGCGCCACTGAAAATCGGCACCACCGCCGCCTTCGCCATCCCCCTGGAAGCGGCGGTAGAAGAAGCGGGCAAACAAGGCCTGAAAGTCGAGCTCGTCGAGTTCACCGACTGGATTGCCCCGAACGTCAGCCTCGCCGCCGGCGACATCGACGTTAACTACTTCCAGCACATCCCGTTCCTGGAAAACGCCAAAAACGCCTCCGGGTTTGACCTGGTGCCGTTCGCCCCGGGGATCATCAACAACGTCGGCCTCTACTCGAAGAAATATAAAAGCTTCGACGAACTGCCGGAAGGCGCAAGCGTCGCCATCGCCAACGACCCGATCAACAGCGGTCGTGGTTTGCAGTTGTTGGCCAAGGCTGGCCTGATCACCCTCAAACCTGGCGTCGGCTACAAAGCCACCGAAGAGGACATCATCGCCAACCCGAAAAAAATCAAAATCCTGCAAGTCGAAGCCGTGCAACTGGTACGCGCCTATGACGACGCCGATCTGGTCCAGGGCTACCCGGCCTATATCCGCCTGGCGAAGACCTTCGATGCCGGTTCCGCGCTGCTGTTCGACGGCCTCGATCACAAGGAATACGTGATCCAGTTCGTGATCCAGCCGAAAAGCAAAACCGACCCGCGCCTGATCAAGTTCGTCGACATTTATCAGCACTCCCCGGCCGTTCGCGCTGCCCTGGATAAAGCCCACGGCAAGCTCTACCAAGCTGGTTGGGAGAGCTGA
- a CDS encoding ATP-binding cassette domain-containing protein, producing MTAATQLRLEIPEPKNAEQTELHPELNRAHVRFIGLGKTYEGQQGPVAALHGIDLAIQRGEVFGIIGRSGAGKSSLIRTINRLEQPTSGRVLIDQVDIGEFDEDRLVALRRRIGMIFQHFNLMSAKTVWQNVELPLKVAGVPKEKREQKVRELLELVGLQGKHKAYPAQLSGGQKQRVGIARALVHDPAILLCDEATSALDPETTQSILGLLREINQRLGLTIILITHEMAVIREICDRVVVLEHGRIVEQGPVWEVFGNPQHEVSRTLLAPLQNALPAELQSRLQAQPKSPDNAVVLRLQFTGTAQDEPDVAALFNALGGRVRLLQGGVERIQGHALGQLLLAVTGSSLGAEELRQRAGQWAQQVEVMGYVV from the coding sequence ATGACGGCAGCCACGCAACTGCGACTGGAAATTCCAGAGCCAAAAAATGCTGAACAGACCGAACTGCACCCAGAGCTCAATCGTGCCCACGTGCGCTTCATCGGCCTGGGCAAAACCTACGAAGGCCAGCAAGGCCCGGTGGCCGCCCTGCACGGCATTGACCTGGCGATCCAGCGCGGCGAAGTGTTTGGCATCATCGGCCGCAGCGGTGCCGGCAAATCGTCGCTGATCCGCACCATCAACCGCCTCGAACAACCGACGTCGGGGCGCGTGTTGATCGATCAGGTCGACATTGGCGAGTTCGATGAAGACCGCCTGGTGGCGTTGCGTCGGCGCATCGGCATGATCTTCCAGCACTTCAATTTGATGTCGGCCAAGACGGTTTGGCAAAACGTCGAATTGCCGCTGAAAGTCGCCGGTGTACCCAAGGAAAAACGCGAGCAGAAGGTGCGTGAACTGCTGGAACTGGTCGGCCTGCAAGGCAAACACAAGGCTTACCCGGCGCAACTGTCCGGCGGCCAGAAACAGCGCGTCGGCATCGCCCGCGCGCTGGTCCACGACCCGGCGATTTTGCTCTGCGACGAAGCCACTTCGGCGCTGGACCCGGAGACCACGCAATCGATCCTCGGCCTGCTGCGCGAGATCAATCAGCGCCTGGGCCTGACCATCATTTTGATCACCCACGAGATGGCAGTGATCCGCGAGATCTGCGATCGCGTTGTCGTCCTCGAGCATGGCCGAATCGTCGAGCAAGGCCCGGTGTGGGAAGTGTTCGGCAACCCGCAGCATGAGGTCAGCAGAACCTTGCTCGCGCCGTTGCAGAATGCCTTGCCGGCAGAGCTGCAAAGCCGTTTGCAAGCGCAACCCAAATCGCCGGATAACGCCGTCGTCCTGCGCCTGCAATTCACCGGAACGGCGCAGGACGAACCCGACGTCGCCGCCCTGTTCAACGCCCTCGGCGGCCGCGTGCGCTTGTTGCAAGGTGGCGTGGAACGGATTCAGGGCCACGCCCTCGGGCAACTGCTGCTGGCGGTGACAGGATCATCCCTTGGTGCCGAAGAATTGCGTCAACGCGCCGGCCAGTGGGCGCAACAGGTAGAGGTAATGGGTTATGTGGTTTGA
- a CDS encoding methionine ABC transporter permease yields the protein MWFDRLLQGFIDTFLMVGMSSLIALLAGIPLAVILVTSSKGGIYEAPALNRALGAFVNLFRSIPFLILMVALIPFTRLIVGTTYGVWAAVVPLTIAATPFFARIAEVSLREVDHGLIEAAQAMGCRRQHIVWHVLLPEALPGIVGGFTITLVTMINSSAMAGAIGAGGLGDIAYRYGYQRFDSQIMLTVIVLLVALVAIIQLGGDRLARGLNKR from the coding sequence ATGTGGTTTGATCGCTTGCTGCAAGGCTTTATCGACACGTTCCTGATGGTTGGCATGTCATCACTGATCGCGCTGCTGGCGGGCATTCCGTTGGCGGTAATCCTGGTCACCAGCTCCAAGGGCGGCATTTACGAAGCCCCGGCGCTGAACCGCGCATTGGGCGCGTTCGTGAACCTGTTCCGCTCGATCCCATTCCTGATTTTGATGGTGGCGCTGATTCCGTTCACCCGCTTGATCGTCGGTACCACCTACGGTGTGTGGGCCGCCGTGGTGCCGCTGACCATCGCGGCTACGCCGTTCTTTGCGCGTATTGCCGAAGTGAGTCTGCGCGAAGTCGACCACGGTTTGATCGAAGCGGCGCAAGCCATGGGCTGCCGTCGCCAGCACATCGTTTGGCATGTGTTGCTGCCTGAAGCGCTGCCGGGGATTGTCGGCGGTTTCACCATTACCCTGGTGACCATGATCAACTCCTCGGCCATGGCCGGCGCGATTGGCGCAGGCGGGCTGGGGGACATTGCCTATCGGTATGGCTATCAGCGGTTTGATAGCCAGATCATGCTGACGGTGATTGTGTTGCTGGTGGCGTTGGTGGCGATCATCCAACTGGGCGGAGATCGGTTGGCGCGAGGACTGAACAAGCGCTAA
- a CDS encoding class I SAM-dependent methyltransferase has protein sequence MKQTSDDLDKITATTLGHYNSVAEGFREGTRDHDVSQNIDALLRHIRGEVPFDILDFGCGPGRDLQTFTRMGHTAVGLDGSEKFAQMAREDSGCEVWKQDFLKLDLPAGRFDGIFANAVLFHIPRQELPRVLKELLGALKPGGVLFSSNPRGDNQEGWNGPRYGAYHDLQAWQQLLTEAGFVELEHYYRPAGLPREQQPWLASVWRKPA, from the coding sequence ATGAAACAAACCTCCGACGACCTCGACAAAATCACCGCAACTACCTTGGGTCACTACAACTCGGTGGCCGAGGGTTTTCGCGAAGGCACCCGCGATCACGATGTCAGCCAGAACATCGATGCGCTGCTGCGACACATTCGGGGTGAGGTGCCGTTCGACATTCTCGATTTTGGCTGCGGACCGGGTCGCGATTTGCAGACCTTCACCCGCATGGGCCACACAGCGGTCGGCCTTGATGGCTCGGAAAAGTTTGCGCAGATGGCGCGGGAGGACAGCGGTTGCGAGGTCTGGAAGCAGGACTTTTTGAAACTTGATCTGCCTGCCGGGCGCTTTGACGGGATCTTTGCCAACGCGGTGTTGTTTCACATTCCGCGTCAGGAATTGCCGCGGGTGTTGAAGGAGCTTCTCGGGGCGTTGAAGCCTGGGGGTGTGTTGTTCAGTTCCAATCCTCGGGGCGACAATCAGGAAGGCTGGAACGGGCCGCGTTATGGGGCGTATCACGATCTTCAGGCGTGGCAGCAATTGCTGACCGAGGCGGGGTTTGTGGAGCTGGAGCATTACTACCGGCCGGCGGGGCTGCCGCGGGAGCAGCAGCCTTGGTTGGCAAGTGTCTGGCGTAAGCCTGCGTAG